The DNA window TCACAATAGTCGGGCTTTTAAATTGAGGCAAAATTTTACCCCGTTTAGTTCATAACACCTTATTATGAATGAAACACAATCCACTTTTGCTTTAAGCTTTTAACTTTGTAGGATAGAAGGAGATAGAATCATGGGAGAAGTTGGATGCAGATTACTAGAAAGAGATAATAGTTTTTCCTGATATCTCTGAGTCAATGTTGAGAGAAAGAGCAGAAATTGTAAGAAAGTCTATTGAAACTTTATCACTAACACATCAAGGAGAATCACTAGGAAAAATAACATTATCCGCAGGAGTTGCGATGTTTCCGATACATGGAGTAGACAATAATTCTATTATAGCCGCGGCAGATACAGCTTTATATAAAGCCAAACAAAATGGAAGAAATAGAGTCGAATTTGTATAGAATATCTTTATGTTAGGTACACTCAAAGTGAAAGAGATTACAGTAAGAAAAAATATAACAAACAAAAAAGAGGAGTTTAAATTTGCAGTTTATTGTAGATAATTTTGAATTAGTTACCTTTACTCTTTCTATCCTGGTAATTATTAGTATATTTGCCAGTAAGTTTTCAATTCGCTTTGGTCTCCCTTCCTTACTTATTTTTTTAGTAATTGGAATGCTAGCTGGTTCTGATGGAATTGGAAGAATTTTTTTTGAAGATCATAAAATTTCTCAGATCATAGGAATTATCGCACTAGTGTATATATTATTTGCTGGAGGTCTCGAAACTAATTTACAAGAAACTACTCCTATAATTAAAGATGGGCTAATACTTGCCAACCTTGGAGTTTTGTTAACTGCACTTCTAATGGCTTTTCTGGCGTATTATTATTTACATTTTAGTTTTTTAGAAGCATTTCTTTTAGGTTCGATTGTTTCTTCTACCGATGCGGCTTCTGTATTTGGTTTGCTTCGGACAACAGGGATAGGACTCAAGGGAAAATTAAAACCACTTTTAGAATTTGAATCTGGAAGTAATGATACAGCCGCAGTAATTCTCACAACTACTTCCATTCAATTACTTTTGAATCCACAAATTAATTATTGGGGAGTTGCTCTTTCTGTAGTTTTACAAATTTCTATTGGAAGTCTCATGGGTTATTTCAGTGGGAGGCTAATCGCTATTTTACTCAATAGAATTGGACTAGAGCATGAAGGATTGTATACAGTTCTTACGATCGCGTATATATACGCAGTTTATTCAGTCACAAATTTTTTACAGGGAAATGGGTTTCTTGCAGTGTATGTTTGCGGAATCATATTAGGAAATTCTAAATTTATCCACAAAAGAACTATCATCATGTTTGTAGATGGTCTTTCCTGGCTTATGCAGATTTTAATGTTTTTAACTCTTGGATTATTAGTTTATCCTTCTAGGCTTATTCCGATTATTATTCATGGAATGGTCTTTGCCTTTTTTTTTCTAACTTTTTGTTGCGAGACCCATTGCAGTATTTCTTTGTTCAATAGGTTCCAAGTATACATTCAAAGATAAATTATTTCTTTCTTGGGTAGGACTTAGAGGGGCAACTCCCATTATCCTCGCTACGTTTCCTTTTACTAGTGGAATAGCACAATCTGAAACTATTTTTAACATTATTTTTTTTATTGTTCTTACTTCATTGCTTCTCCAAGGAAGTACGATTGTTAAGTCGGCTAACTTACTAGGACTTGCTTTAAAACAAAAAAAGGGCTCTCTCTATCCTTTTGAATTTGAAAACAGAGAAAATAGTCCAACTAAACTAGTAGAATTTATCGTACCCTATAATTCTGATGTAGCCAATAAACCTCTTGTAGGACTCAAAATTCCAGAAGGTTGTTTGATTACTCTTATTTGCCGAGGCGAGGAGTATATAATTCCCAATGGTAAAGCAATTTTACAAGGAGGAGATGTAATCTTAGTCCTTATGACAAATGATTCCGAGACCGAATTTGGAAAAATTTTATCTTCTCACAATCCGATTCTAGATTAAGATATTACTATTTCTCTGATTGAATCTGGTAACTTTGTAAATTTTACCCCGTTTAGTTCATTACACCTTATTATGAAAGAAACGAAAGTCCGATTTTGCTTTATGCTTTAGTTTTGTGGGATAGAAGGAAATAGAATTATCGAGAAGTTGGATGCAGATTACTAGAAAGAAAGACTCATATAGCCTACACCCAATTAGCCGCTTGGTTAATGGTTAATGAAATTTTATATAGCAAAGATTAATCAATGAGATGCAAATATCGCAAATTTTTCACTGTGCGCAAGTGCGTAATAACAGGAAAAAAATAATTGAGAGCAAATAGAATTTCTTGACATTGCCTGAATTCTAAACCAGAATAATTTTATGAAGAAGAAATATAAACTCAGTGCGATAAATACGAAAGAGGAAGCTATCGAAGAAGCCTATCGTTATTTGGAAAATGCAAAAGAGACACTGTCTAAAATTCCTATCGAAGACGGGATTTATATGGATTCTAAATTTGTGCGCGAAGCATCGGGTATTGCGTATTTGGCGCCACTTCTTGCGATTGATGGCTATCTAATCGGGAAAGGAATTCCTAAAAATAAACTTCCAAAATCCACCGAGCATTACTGGGATGTCATTCCTAAAATTCCTTACAATGCAAAGCTTAGAAATAAATTTACTTCCGTCTATGAGAACCTGCATCTCTTTGGTTATTACCGTGGTGGTGTAAATGTTGAAATGATTAAAGATGGAATGAAACACGCAAAAGAAATCGTTGATATGTTTAAAGATGCCGCTTGAGTAATCTCTTTGGGTTAAACTAGACCTATAAAATTTTACCCCGTTTCGTTCAAAGCAACTCTTTATGAATAAGGAGCAATCCGATTTTGCGTTAAGCTTTTAATTTGTGGGATAGAATTATAGGAGAAGTTGGATGCAAATTGCTAGAACAAGAAGTTTACAGACCATTAGCCGCTTTACTATTTGTAATTTTCAATGAAAATAATTGATTCTGCTGCGATAATTGGTTTCGACCAAAAATAGCCTTGTCCATAATCGCAATTTAATTCTTTAAGTTTTATTCTAATATGTTCTTCTTCTATTCCTTCTGCAACTGTTCGAATTCCCATACTAGATGCCATTTGAATGATTGCATTTACCAATGATTTCGTCTAGGCGCTGTCCCTCAAGAGTGAAGAATATAGAAATACAAATTAGGATTGAGTAAGATTTTGTGAATTTTTCTTCAATACATCTATCTGATCATGGAGAGCGGTAACTGAAAGAGAAAGATTTTCCGTAGAATGATTGATAGTCTCCATGGCTTTGTGAATTTCTTTGTTTCCATTTTTCTGCTCGGAAGCAATTTGACCTATTTGCTCCGAAAGAGTATACAAATGATCGAAAGTTTCTTTCAGTTTAAGATTTACTTTTTTCTCAATGTCCACTTGCTCTTCCAATTCTCTGACATCTTTTTCAATTCGTCCAAGATCTGAATTTTGTTTTTCAACTTTGCTCCTGACTTCAACAGATAATAAATTGCCTTTTTCCATTTGAGCGGAAGATTCTTTTACGATTAAGTCAATTTCTCTGGCATTTGTGGATGATTTTTCTGCCAATTTCCCTACTTCCTGAGCGACCACGGCAAATCCTTTTCCATTTTCACCGGCTCTTGCTGCTTCAATGGAAGCGTTGAGAGAAAGAAGACTGGTCTGGCGAGCAATTTCAGACATCATCTGGTTGATTTTAGTTACTCTCATAAATGATTCTTTTAATTCTACTAGTAATGAATTGAGTCTATCAGTAGAAATTTTTACTTCCATGCTGTATTTAGAACTGGTTTTAACATCTTTCGCAATCTGATCTGTTTTGCTTTTGACTGTGTTACTGATTTCACTCAATTCATCAAAGTCCTGATCTACAATTTTAACTCTTTTGATTTGCTCCTCTACTAATTGAGCAGAGCTTTCAGAAGAGGCGGAGAGTTCTTCTATAGATGCTGAAATTTCTTCTACCGAGGCAGCTTGATTTTGGGATTGATTGCTCAATGTTCCAGACATTGTTTGAAGATTTGATATTGTATGGACAAGCTGATTTGCAGATTCGGACATTCGTTTGGATTGTATTTGAATCATCTGCTGAGCCGAGACGGATAAGTCTAATTCATTTTTCAACTCTCTTTGCATTGAATTCATAAGCGAGACTATAATGCTCAAGCAAAAAAGAATTGCCATTAAGAATAGAACTTTTTGGATTTCATTGGATATAACGATACTATTTGCCCATAGCATACCGGGATAAGAAGCCATTGTTGTCTTCGAGCCAAGAGATATGCTAAAAAAAAGGGAACCAACATATAGGATAATAACACCAAATCCGATGAACAGAAGGGATTTAGGTTTGAACAGGAATGAGGAATATATAATTATAAAAATAAATACAACATAATAGCTACTAGCATTAATTGCAATGCTCGCATCTCTCGAACTATAATTGTATATATCTATATAATAAACAAGACCAAGTAACAACAAATCTATAATCAGAATATTGTTCATCCACGAATCCGATATTTCTTTGCCTTGCTTTCGATATACGGAAGGAATAAATCCATTTAGAAAATAAATCAGAGTTCCCGCTAGATTGAAGAAAAAACTGACAGTTCCCCACTCGATCAAAGAGGAAATAAGCAAAATGATACTCAAACCGTATTTTGTTTTTATCAGTAAAGAAACTCCTCGGTTAAGTTTTTGAGTATCTAAATTAGTCGATTGGTTAGCTTGCATGCAGATTTTCCTCCACCCGGTTTGCCAAATACAGCGATGCGATTCAAACAATTACCCTCTTTAAAAAATTTAAATTCTAATACTTCAAGATAAATTAATAAGAACTATTGTGAGTCATTCATTTTTACAAATGAAAATTTTTACTCCGTTTAGTTTAAAACATCTCTCTTTAGCAACGAAAAAGCCTGTTGGCATCTCTGTCAATTATGAAGGCAGGGAAGAGCCAGGGGAGCAGTTATTCACGAATCCATTTAGGAGTCCCGCGGTCAGTAACGTCTGCCATTTCTCATTTCCATCATTAGGATGTTGCCAACCAACTATTTTGCAATTGCAAAGGGCGGCAATGAGTAAAATACCTTTCAAAAACCAAGTCATCGCTATCTTCTTCGAAATTCTCATCTAAATTATACATCTACACCACAAAAAAACTGCGAGGTGTTATATCCCCAATGGCACCGACTGTGATGGTATCAGAGGAAATAGATACAGATGTTCCAAAATTATCATTTGCCTTTGCTTTGGCTCGTGTAAAAACAAAAAAAGTATTTCCTCTTGACAAAGAGCCAATTTCAAACAAAGTAAGGAGCATGGACAACTTAGCGCGTAAACTTTTCACCGAAGAAGAATACTTAGAAATAGAAAGACAGGCAACCGATAAAAGTGAATATTACAAGGGAGAAATCTTCGCTATGGCAGGAGCGAAGCGAAAGCACAATCTCTTAGTCACAAATCTATGCAGGGAGATCAGTTCCATCCTCAAGAACAATCCCTGCGAAGTCTATCCTTCTAATATGAGAGTAAAAAACAAGACAGATAGATTTTATACCTATCCCGATGTAACCATCGTTTGTGGAAAGCCGGAATTCTTGGATGACGACGAAGATGTCCTTACAAATCCAACTGTTATTATAGAAGTTTTATCTACTTCTACCGAGAAATACGACAGGGGAGGAAAATTTGCTCTCTATCGAAATATACCTTCCGTTCAAGAATACATTTTGGTAGGCTCCGAAGAAAAGAAAATAGAGTCCTTCTTTCGCAAAGGAGATGAATGGATTTTTCGGGAATCTAAAAACGAATCTTCATATCACTTCCGCTTACAATCTTTGGATATAGAACTTTCCTTAGATGACATTTATGAAAAAGTAGAACTACCTCCCAAAAGATTGCGAGAGAATTTTTTATAGTCAGGAACGCACATTGAAGAAGCTATCCTTTGCTCTCCGCCAATTTCGCGCATAATTCAAATACCCCACAAAAAAACTACGAAGCTTTTTAAGCTGTCTCTACCCTCTTTTTTCTCTTTACAATTTAGAATAAGTGGAATGAGATAGAGAAACGATGATTGCGAACTTAGACAACGAAGTATTTTTCAAGAAAGCATTTACGGATACGTTTGTATTGAAGCATTTTGTAAAAGATGTTTTGGAAATGGACTTGGACTTTGACAAAGTAGAAACCGAAAAATCTTTCGATCCAAGGATTGGGAATATTGATTTTAAATATGATATTTTTGCAGAGTCTACGGACAAGCGGGTAATCATCGAAATCCAGAAAGTGGATTACGATTACAACTTCGATCGGTTTCTGCATTATTTTTTAATGGCAATCGCTGAGCTTCAACGCAGTTCCAAAGACTATGGCATTGAAAAAACTGTATACGCAGTTATATTTATCACAGCTCCCTACAAGATAAATCAAAAGACTGGAATCCCCATCAAAGATGAACTTTTGATTTCTAACTTGAATCCGAAGAACATCAAGGGCGATGAATTAAATATCTATGGTCATAGTCTGTTATTTTTAAATCCGAATTACAAAAATGCTGAAATCCCAGCGCGTATCCGAGATTGGTTGGATTTAGTTTACGAGTCCATGCACAATCCCGAAAAACCGAGCATCAACCAAAACAACGACGGAATCAAACGAGCTTCTGAAATTCTAGACTTTGAACATATATCTCCTTCTGAATGGGAACAAAGCAAAATCCGTGAAGGCAGAAAGAAAGTGCAGCTAATAGCAAAAGAAGAAGGCGTTGAAGAAGGGAAAATTATCGGTAGAGAAGAAGGAATTAACATTGGTGTTGAGAAAGAAAGAGAGCGTTCTGAAAAAGAAAAAGAGGATGCAATCAGAAAAGCAATTTCTAAACAAAAGCTTTCCTTAGAAGAAATAGCAGAGGTCTTTGGCGTATCAGTGGAATTTGTGCAGCATTTGCCCAAGGGCGTGGATTAACCCACGCCCTTGGGCAAATACGAATAATTGGGCACGCCTAACACCAATACACCACAAAAAAACTGCGAGGTGTGATACTCGCAGTTTAGAAAGTGATTGGTTATAGTGTGAAAGTTTATTGAATCTTTCGGATTTTGAGGTTGCAGTTATCAGAGAAATAGAGGCGCTGATGCCTTGCAAGTAAAGCGAACAAAGTGACAGTTGAAATTTTTAGAGACAAAAATCAGTTGATCTTTTCTAGATAGTCAATATTATACTTTGATAGGAGAATGTATGACAGAAATTACAGTCAAAGTTCCGAATAACTTATTGAGCATTGCACAGAAACTTGTTGCAGACGGCTGGTTCTTGGATGAAAATGAAATTTTTCTATTGGCATTTAGAAATTATTTAAGGACTCATTCAGATGAAATTATCACATCTTTCATTAAGGAGGATATTGAATGGGGTCTGAATGGTAAAGAATGAATGGATTGTCGTTTGTGATGCAGGTCCAATTATTCATTTAGATGAATTAAACTGTTTAGATATACTGGATTTCCAAAAGATCTTGGTTCCTATAACTGTTTGGGAAGAAATATTACAATACAGGCGCATTCCTTTGGAAAAAATCAAAGGGCTTGAAATCATCGAAAGAACTGATTTTACTACAGAGTTTTTAGAAATATGTAAATTATATGACCTGCATAAAGGAGAGGCTGCCGCTATTTTCTTATCGCTAGAATTGAAGAACTCTATATTGTTTACGGATGATGGGGCTGCGCGGTTATATGCCAAAAGTAAAAATATTGCTGTTCACGGAACAATCGGGATTCTGCTTCGAGCAGTCAGAAAAAATATCCGAAGCCCAGACAATATTATAGAAATTCTAAAAAATATAAAAACAAATTCTACACTTCATATTTCAGGAACGCTCATTGAAGAAGCTATCCTTGCTATCCGACAAATTCGCGCATAACACCATTACCCCACGCCCTTGGGAAAATCAGAATAAGTGGGCACGCCTAACATCAATACATACAGATTGACTTTTAATAGATAATTCCTTTAGCGAATGAAATCTAGGACAGGAGATTCCCCCCTATAAAACTCTACAAGCACACAAACAGCCCTCCCCCATTTTGGGATAATCTACAAAACCTATCAATATAGGACAAATATGAATTTGTTGTTTACGAATTTTAGTAGGATGAATTTCTTCTGAAGCACTGGAATGTGTTCACGGGAATAAGAGTTTTTGTCGTAGGTGAGATTATAAAATCTTTATCCATAAAAACGACCTATTTTTATGGATAAAGATTGTAAGGTGTATAGAATTTCTTAGTTTGAATTGGCTCCAGAAGAAATCCAATTGGCATCAGTCATGTTTTGAAGTGTGCCATTGAAACTACCTTTTTCATCAATTAGGGTTGTTCCACTAGTTGAATCAAATTTATAATAAGCAATTAAATTTGATTCTCCGGTTGGATTGCTTAAAGGAGTGTTTCTATTATTTTGGATTTCTGCTTGTGTTCTTGCCACTTTCCAGATGCGTAGATCATCCATTTTTCCTTTATAGAAAAAACCGGAAGAGGTTGGTGGATTACTACCAGGTTGTGCACCTAAAGTAACAGGACCTAAAGTGGCACTAGTTGTAGTGTCTACAGTACCAGTAATCGCACCTGCAATAAGAGTTCCATTTTTATATACTTTGAGTCTATCTGCAGCGGCTAGCGTACCATCAAAAACTACAGCTATATGCGTCCACGTGGAAAGTGTAATACTAGCTGCTCCAGTACCCCTGTAACCAGGCTGTGTATTATTTTGAAAAACGTTCAGCCCCGTACCCGAAAGTTCAATGTCGATTTTTGGAATGTCGCTAGTTACTTTGGTACCCAAAATAGTTACTCCAGACTCAATCAATACCCACATTTCAATTGTATAAGCAGATGCACCTCTAAGATCTGGAATCGTTCCAATAGTAACATGTTGTTTTAAAGCAACAGCACCAAACTCAAGGGCATTTCCAAACCCAAGTGTTACACATGCAATAGATATGTTAGTCACATTCGCAGTTGCCGTCCCTGTTCCACTTGAAACCGTGCAGGTTAATCCAGTTGGTTGCGTTTTCACTGTCACAGCATAAGCCGCTGTTTTCGTTGCAAACGTGAACGTTGTCGCACCACTGGCTACAGTCAAATCGTCTCCTGCATTGTTCTGAAGCACAAGCCCAGTTGCAGTAAGTCCTGTGATTGTTCCACCGATTGCATAAGTTGCTGCCGCTCCAGTTCCAGTTCTGTAGCTGTAGCCGTCGCCACTGTTCCACTTCCTCTAGAAGCGAGTGCCGCCGCTGCGAATAGAGGTGTTTTATCATCCTCTTTTTTATTACAATTTATAAACGTCAAAGTAGTTGCTAGGGCAATTACTGTGAGGCATTCTATCCATAGACTAAGTTCTTTTTTATTGGTTTTATTTTCCATTTAGTTCTCCTAAATTTGTTTGAATCTTCTTAGTTTTCAGCCTACTCGCGACTCAGTCTCTAAAGGCAACCGGTTTGAACTTGGAAATTTGGTAGAAGAGCAGTTTTTTTGTTAAAAATCTGTAGAAATTTAGGACTAGTCCTAAATTTTAGCATATTGCAATGTTTGATATTTTGGAAATAAATTTCATTTTTGTGAAAAAGGAAGATTTTGCCACCAATTAAGCCGATGAACACCGATTTTCTTTTAGCTTTACAAAAGGATAAAATCTTTCAAATCTGTAATTATGCTCAAAATAGCTTACGGAGAAGCCAGCTTCGATAATTTAAAAAGTCAGGGTGCTACTTACATAGATAAAACTATGTTTATTCCCTTGATGGAAATCCATACAAAGTTCTTTTTCATCCGCCCTCGTAGGTTTGGAAAAAGTCTTTGGATAAGCGTATTACAAGCATACTACGATGTTGCAAAATCGGATAAATTCGATACTCTGTTTGATGGTTTGTATATTAAGGACAATCCTACAGATTATAAAAATTCTTATCTCATTCTTAAATTTGATTTTTCTGGTATTAATACAGAGAATGAAGAGAGTTTGAAAAGCGATTTTACTTTTCGAATCAGAAGACAGGTGATTAGCTTTTTTAAATATTATAAAAGTTTTTTTAATGATGTATTTTTGGGAAGTATAGAAGAAAATTTTAAGAATCTTTCCTCGAGCCAATTGATAGCAAGAATAAAGGATGAAGTAAAATTAATAGATAAAAAACTCTATGTTCTAATTGACGAATACGATCACTTTGCCAACAAACTCGCCTCTGAGGGAAGAGAATCTTTTATTAAAAATATAATGTCCAGTGCAGGTTTTGTCAGAGAGTTTTATGAGCAGTTGAAAATTGCAAGCGGCGAAGGTGTGATAGAGCGATTTTTTATCACAGGTGTTTCGCCAATCATGTTGGATGAGTTATCGAGTGGATTTAATATTACAAGCGATATGACAACCGATATTGATTTTAACGAAATGCTGGGATTTACTAGTGATGAGGTCAAGGGCTTACTCAATAAAGTTGGTGATGAAAGATATTTAGATAAATCCAAAGACGAAGTTTTTCAAGATATGGTTCATTATTATAATGGATATCGTTTTTGTGATGAAGCAGAAAAAACTCTATTTAATTCGGATATGGTTTTGTATTTTTTAGAATATTTTAATCGGAGAGGTTATCCAAAAGAATTACTCGATGAAAATGTGAAAACCGATTACAATAAACTTCGCGGACTCATCATCGGCACTAGCGGCAAAGAAAAATTACAATCTATCATCGAAGAAATAAATTTGAACAGTTCTCTGAGTCTAACACTCGTTAAACGCTTCAACTTCTCCCAAAGGTTCAGCGATAACGAACTTAAATCATTACTTTTTTATCTTGGGCTTCTTACTTTTTCCAATAAACCAAATCAATTTGCAATTCCCAATTACGTAATTCGCACACTCTATTGGGAATATTTACGGAAATTTCTGGAAGAAAGTCTCACAATTGAGTTTGATATGCGATTGTTGAATAATGCAATTTACGGTATGGCTGAGACCGGAGACCCTTCTGGATTAAAAGAACTCGCTGTAGATTTCTTTCAGAAGAAACTATCTAGTTATGACTACACCAATTTTTCAGAGAAGCATGTTAAATTTCTTTTTGTCTGCTATTTTACTTTGAGTAAGTTATATAACATTATCTCCGAGCGAGAAATCTCCGAAAGGAAGCGAATTGATTTATTATTCGAAGCTCATCCGGCTTATTATGAGTATGTGCAGTTTAACTTTATCCTCGAGTTCAAATACATTCGTAAAGAAGATAGTGAGTCAGTCGCCTTAAAAAAGAAAGAAGATGCAATCAAACAAGCTGCTGAATACTACGAAATCTACAAACGAGATTTTAAACAATTTGGTCGCGGACTTCGCTCTGTGGCAATGCTTGTTAGTCACACTAGAGACGTGGAAGTAATTGAAGTCGGTGGATTTGGGGAGAATTTTTACAAAGAATCATTTTTCTAATAAATGGAATCCCAAGTATTAAAATGAAACAAATCAAAAATAAAGAATATCGTAAAAAAAAGAATGTTATGGAAATCACGATTAGCCGCATTCTACAAACGGCAACGCTACTATTCTTTATTCTAGCCAGTATTGTATTTCAAGCCTGCACTAGCGAAAAAAAGATTTTTCCAAAAGCAGAGAAAGGTATTCTTGATTTGCGATCTGCATCCATTGATTCCGAAATAAGTTTAGATGGAGAATGGGAATTTTATCTCTTTACGTTTATTGATCCAACAAATCCAAACTTAAACCCAGAAAAACAATTCATCCAAGTCCCTGGAATTTGGAATCAGGCAATGAAACAGGGAAAGGGTTATGCAAGTTATAGACTCCAAGTCTTGTTACCCGATACAAATTCTATTCCTCTCGCTTTTAAGGTTATGGAGAACGGGACTGCCTATAAAATGTTTGTCAACGGAATAGAAGTAGCGGCTAACGGGCAAATAGGAAAGACAAAGGAAGAAAATATCGCAGAGCATTTGCCACTTGTTGTCCCACTAAAAAACTATTCCCCAAAAATAGAAATTGTATTTCATGTGTCAAATTTTCATTATACGGATGGAGGACTTTGGTATTCAATTCAGTTGGGAGAGGATTCCAAAATCAGAAAAGCAAAAGAAAACAAAATGCTTCTCACATTGTTTTTATGTGGAAGCATTTCAATCATGGCAATTTATCATATTGCCGTTTATCTTTTTAGAAGAAAGGATAAGTCTGCTTTAGCTTTTAGTCTTTTTTGTATCGCGATAGATTTTAGGCTTCTTGGATTCAATGAAAAGTTTTTGAATCAAATTTTTGTGGGAGATTATTTTCTAATTCTAAATCGGATTGAATACCTGGCTTATTATTTGGCGATTCCGTTCTTTGCTAGCTTTCAGCAAATTATTTTTCCAAATGAATTTAGAAAAATATTCTTACATTTTTTTTTGATTATCTCTTCTTTATTTTCTTTAGTGGTTCTTTTGTTTGATAGTTTTATTTATACACATACAGCCTTTTACTATCATATCTATGTTCTTTTTTTTATGGGCTATTCAACGTTTGTAATGATAAAAGCAGTAACCAATAATAGAGATGGATCTAAAATTTTTACCTTTGGAATGTTTCTTCTTTTTGCTGTAACAATAAATGATATTCTTCATTCTAAGACAATTATTCAAACAGAATTTATGGCTCCCTATGGAATGTTTGGATTTATTTTTATTCAATCCATAATGCTTTCGATGAGATTCTCAAAGGGATTTAACATGGCAGAAAAATTAAGTCACGAACTTATACTACTCAATGCAAGTCTTGAAGATAAAAT is part of the Leptospiraceae bacterium genome and encodes:
- a CDS encoding sensor histidine kinase, whose translation is MKQIKNKEYRKKKNVMEITISRILQTATLLFFILASIVFQACTSEKKIFPKAEKGILDLRSASIDSEISLDGEWEFYLFTFIDPTNPNLNPEKQFIQVPGIWNQAMKQGKGYASYRLQVLLPDTNSIPLAFKVMENGTAYKMFVNGIEVAANGQIGKTKEENIAEHLPLVVPLKNYSPKIEIVFHVSNFHYTDGGLWYSIQLGEDSKIRKAKENKMLLTLFLCGSISIMAIYHIAVYLFRRKDKSALAFSLFCIAIDFRLLGFNEKFLNQIFVGDYFLILNRIEYLAYYLAIPFFASFQQIIFPNEFRKIFLHFFLIISSLFSLVVLLFDSFIYTHTAFYYHIYVLFFMGYSTFVMIKAVTNNRDGSKIFTFGMFLLFAVTINDILHSKTIIQTEFMAPYGMFGFIFIQSIMLSMRFSKGFNMAEKLSHELILLNASLEDKILERTKELTKKKEIAEEASLIKDKFVSIVSHDLRSPLLGVSNILEIIDKKEIVTTEEERKQFLEMSRESIKFSLKMINELLNLSRIETGKIKVKKQNISVQEMTKLFLKELEPQAKLKNITIKTEIPSLLSIYIDLELFPQVLKNLITNAIKFTEPEGNILIRGIASEKESIIEIHDNGVGMSADELNQIFEPGAKKTRLGTSGEIGSGMGLFICKYIVDAHGGKIQFISEEGVGTICKIILPI